In Candidatus Wallbacteria bacterium, the genomic stretch CTCCTTCTCTCAGATGAAAAGTGAGGACAAGCCCGTTTGCGGAGATTTCCCAGGTGTCAGCAAGATCCGGTACAGGTGCCAGGTCCTCTCCTTCCCGGACCAGTCCGCTGAAAATTAAATTCACAACCCGTTTCGACGGAACATCGGTGAGAAGCACCGGATTCAGAGTCACGACATCGGCAAGGGAAATTTCCACCAGGGTATCCCCATAAGCAGGTGAGGAAGTTTCAGAAGAATCAGCTGTAGTTGTTGGGTGCTTAGCTTTACTATCCAGGGATAACGACGGCTGGCGGCAGCCGGCAAGAAGAAATGCAAACAATGATAAAAAAAAAGGAAGTATTCTTTTGAATTTCCCGCTTCTGATAAAACTTGAGTCAAGTCGATGTAGCATGGGCATCCTGCAATATATTTACATAAGCCGAACTTTCTTTATAAAATTATAATATCAAAATCCATGTAATAACAGTAACTTGGAAATGATCTCGATTTTTGTAACAAACTTTTTTCTTAATCAATTCAGAATTCCGGGTATATTTAAATCAACAGTATAGAATTCAGACGGAGTAGTATGAAGACAAGCCAGGCCACCAGGCTGCCAAAAAATGCCTGCTCGAGGACGCAGGCATTGACCTTTTTGGTACATACCATCCATTGATTGTGTAGTAAACATGTGCTATTTTCATGATGACTAATGCTTGTCCTGGAGAGTGCATGCACATACCTGACGGATTCCTGGATGTAAAGACCGCTGCCGCAGCATATGCGATTGCCATACTGGGTATTGGATATGCAGCTCGGAAATTCAGGAATCATCCATCCCGGCATGTTCCGGCAATTGCCATGGCAGCTGCCTTCATCTTTTCCGCACAGATGCTCAACTTCCCTGTTGCAGGAGGCACTTCCGGCCACCTTGGTGGGGGCTGCCTGGCAGCACTGCTCTTCGGTCCTGAAGCCGCTCTGCTGATCATGTCAGTGATCCTGATCCTGCAGTGCTTACTGTTTGCCGACGGCGGGATCACTGCGCTTGGCGCGAACATATTCAACATGGGCATAGTAGCCCCGTTTCTAGGATATGCGGTTTATCACCTGATGAGGAAAATAAGCCCCATGAGTCTCAGGGCCGATCTCTTTGCCGCTGGAGTCGCAGCCTGGTGCGCGACAGTTGCTTCCGCGATTTCATGCGCATGCCAGCTGGCCTGTTCAGATACGATAGCATGGAAGATAGCATTGCCTTCAATGGCGGGAGTGCATATG encodes the following:
- a CDS encoding energy-coupling factor ABC transporter permease — its product is MHIPDGFLDVKTAAAAYAIAILGIGYAARKFRNHPSRHVPAIAMAAAFIFSAQMLNFPVAGGTSGHLGGGCLAALLFGPEAALLIMSVILILQCLLFADGGITALGANIFNMGIVAPFLGYAVYHLMRKISPMSLRADLFAAGVAAWCATVASAISCACQLACSDTIAWKIALPSMAGVHMLIGLCEGLITVFVMKALARPALRVPAIDATPYNLRRLVMFGLLISAGLAVFVAPWACPWPDGLEKVAENHGFISNSVSNPFFTSPFADYTLSCLKTPGVSIAAAGFIGILTAFACSYFLAVFVSSGTEKNQKKSHP